A genomic region of Sarcophilus harrisii chromosome 6, mSarHar1.11, whole genome shotgun sequence contains the following coding sequences:
- the FIBIN gene encoding fin bud initiation factor homolog, protein MRGLWYIWMSFLCHLCHGYFDGPLYPEMSNGTLHHYFVPDGDYEENDDPEKCQLLFRVSDHRRCSQGEPGPASSLLSLTLREEFTVLGRQVEDAGRVLEGISKSISYDLDGEESYGKYLRRESNQIGDAYSNSDKSLTELESKFKQGREQEGRQDGRLNDDFLGMLIHTRSLLKETLDVSAGLRDKYELLHLTIRSHGTRLGRLKNDYLKV, encoded by the coding sequence ATGCGGGGGCTCTGGTACATCTGGATGAGTTTCCTCTGCCATCTGTGCCACGGCTATTTCGACGGGCCCCTCTACCCGGAGATGTCCAACGGGACCCTGCACCACTACTTTGTGCCAGACGGGGACTACGAGGAGAATGACGACCCGGAGAAATGTCAGCTGCTCTTCCGAGTGAGTGACCACAGGCGCTGTTCCCAGGGGGAGCCGGGGCCGGCCAGCAGTCTGCTGAGCCTCACCCTGAGGGAGGAGTTCACCGTGCTGGGCCGCCAGGTGGAAGATGCCGGCAGGGTGCTGGAGGGCATCAGCAAGAGCATCTCCTACGACCTGGACGGGGAGGAGAGCTACGGGAAGTACCTGCGCCGGGAGTCCAATCAGATCGGGGATGCTTACTCCAACTCCGACAAGTCTCTCACCGAGCTGGAGAGCAAGTTCAAGCAGGGCCGGGAACAGGAGGGCAGGCAGGACGGGAGGCTCAATGATGACTTTCTGGGCATGCTGATTCACACCCGCTCCCTGCTTAAGGAAACCTTGGATGTCTCCGCGGGGCTGAGGGATAAGTATGAGCTGCTCCACTTAACCATCCGCAGCCATGGCACCCGATTAGGGAGGCTCAAAAATGATTATCTCAAAGTGTAG